The following are encoded together in the Bradyrhizobium algeriense genome:
- a CDS encoding glutathione peroxidase: MMDRRSVISAALAAIAAVSSNRQSLAQAGMSRITAYAFSFPGLAGGDIRLSEFAGRPILIVNTASLCGFTPQYGGLQELWTEFGDRGLMIVGVPSNDFGGQEPGGAAEITATAQSHHVAFPIAAKAVVRGPSAHPFYKWAAEARPKDVPRWNFHKYLIGRDGYIADVFPESVNPVDTRVKTAIARALAAS; the protein is encoded by the coding sequence ATGATGGACCGCAGGAGCGTGATATCAGCGGCGCTGGCCGCGATCGCAGCCGTCAGTTCGAACAGGCAATCCCTGGCGCAGGCCGGCATGAGCCGGATCACGGCTTACGCGTTTTCATTTCCGGGATTGGCCGGCGGCGATATCAGGCTTTCCGAATTTGCCGGCCGGCCGATCCTGATCGTCAACACCGCTTCGCTCTGTGGCTTCACCCCGCAATATGGCGGGCTGCAGGAATTGTGGACCGAGTTTGGCGACCGCGGCCTGATGATTGTCGGCGTCCCCTCCAACGATTTCGGCGGCCAGGAACCGGGCGGCGCGGCCGAAATCACCGCGACCGCGCAGAGCCACCACGTCGCTTTTCCGATCGCCGCGAAGGCCGTCGTCAGGGGACCGAGCGCGCATCCGTTCTATAAATGGGCGGCGGAGGCGCGACCGAAGGATGTTCCACGTTGGAACTTCCACAAATACCTGATCGGCCGCGACGGCTACATCGCCGACGTTTTTCCGGAGTCTGTCAACCCCGTGGATACACGGGTGAAGACCGCCATCGCTCGGGCCCTGGCCGCTTCCTGA
- a CDS encoding L,D-transpeptidase, with protein MLTAAGTLVAVHQADAAALFYWQDSDPNYYRPAPVAQPRKPKARRPSAKTEAAIKETNAKPQGPLIIAVSIEQQKVRVYDANGLFAESPVSTGMKGHSTPMGVFSVIQKHRMHRSNIYSGAPMPYMQRITWSGVAMHAGVLPGYPASHGCIRMPTAFAVKMWNWTRMGARVIITPGQITPASFSHPLLVAQKVVPQPLIANDPANDAPAVKSDKGADAGHANKLANSEAGLDLRSTVGHAAPLREQTHTADARGAMPAINVIVSDATSSAAGVQPASDTSNAEAKADPQKSEPAANAADTSALTKTEVSASESVKPEDEPSEAKAEVSSETKIEAPTAAVANTEPTRTETPKVEAAERPAEPVKSVADTPAVAPDVKKDTARPPGAAAKAEPPRRPGQIAVFVSRKDSKLYVRENFKPQFDVPITIAPSDRPLGTHVFTAEADKKDPNLLRWSVVSLPVTARNAARTDEDDRAARRRKVVGGSLAEARPLPMPNSPAEALDRITVAPEAMARIAEVLTTGSSIVVSDHGINQGGETGEGTDFIVPLR; from the coding sequence ATGTTGACGGCGGCCGGCACCTTGGTTGCCGTTCACCAGGCAGATGCTGCTGCCCTGTTCTACTGGCAGGACTCCGATCCCAACTACTACCGACCGGCGCCGGTGGCGCAGCCGCGCAAGCCGAAGGCCCGCCGCCCCTCCGCCAAGACCGAGGCGGCGATCAAGGAAACCAACGCCAAGCCGCAGGGGCCGCTGATCATTGCGGTGTCGATCGAGCAGCAGAAGGTCCGCGTCTACGACGCCAACGGCCTGTTCGCCGAAAGCCCGGTCTCGACGGGCATGAAGGGTCATTCGACCCCGATGGGCGTGTTCAGCGTCATCCAGAAGCACAGGATGCACCGCTCCAACATCTACAGCGGCGCGCCGATGCCTTACATGCAGCGCATCACCTGGTCGGGCGTTGCGATGCATGCCGGCGTATTGCCCGGCTATCCGGCGTCGCACGGCTGCATCCGCATGCCGACGGCCTTTGCCGTGAAGATGTGGAACTGGACCAGGATGGGCGCGCGCGTCATCATCACGCCGGGCCAGATCACGCCTGCCAGTTTCTCGCATCCATTGCTGGTGGCGCAGAAGGTCGTGCCGCAGCCCCTCATCGCCAACGATCCGGCGAACGACGCGCCCGCGGTGAAGAGCGACAAGGGCGCGGATGCTGGCCATGCGAACAAGCTGGCGAATTCGGAGGCGGGCCTGGATCTCCGATCGACCGTCGGTCACGCGGCACCGTTGCGCGAACAGACCCACACGGCGGATGCCCGCGGCGCGATGCCGGCAATCAATGTCATCGTATCAGATGCAACCTCGTCTGCAGCCGGAGTCCAGCCTGCCAGCGATACGTCGAACGCGGAGGCCAAAGCGGACCCACAGAAATCCGAGCCGGCAGCCAACGCGGCCGATACCAGCGCGCTCACAAAGACCGAAGTCTCCGCAAGCGAGAGCGTGAAGCCCGAGGACGAGCCCAGCGAGGCGAAAGCCGAAGTCAGTTCGGAAACAAAAATCGAGGCTCCCACGGCAGCGGTTGCGAATACGGAGCCCACCAGGACTGAAACGCCGAAGGTCGAGGCAGCCGAAAGGCCCGCCGAGCCCGTCAAGTCGGTCGCCGATACGCCGGCGGTTGCACCCGACGTGAAGAAGGATACGGCGCGGCCGCCCGGCGCGGCTGCCAAGGCCGAGCCGCCCAGGCGTCCCGGCCAGATCGCGGTATTCGTGAGCCGCAAGGATTCCAAGCTGTACGTCCGCGAGAACTTCAAGCCGCAGTTCGACGTTCCGATCACCATCGCGCCGAGCGACCGGCCGCTGGGTACGCATGTCTTCACCGCCGAGGCCGACAAAAAGGATCCCAACCTGTTGCGCTGGTCGGTGGTCTCGCTGCCGGTCACGGCCCGCAATGCGGCCCGGACCGACGAGGACGACCGCGCGGCACGGCGCCGCAAGGTGGTCGGCGGATCGCTTGCCGAGGCCAGGCCGCTGCCGATGCCGAACAGCCCCGCCGAGGCGCTGGACCGCATCACCGTTGCTCCCGAAGCCATGGCGCGGATCGCCGAGGTGCTGACCACCGGCAGCTCGATCGTGGTGTCCGATCACGGCATCAACCAGGGCGGCGAAACCGGCGAAGGCACCGACTTCATCGTCCCGCTGCGCTAA
- a CDS encoding CreA family protein — MTSKAIVKWNKKWRSLALGVLALLLWQAGPASAADEPDLIFRRSTVFKWLSPNDKLATYAVDDPEVDGVACHFTVPEKGGFKGWLGLAEEVSDISLACRQIAPIHFKHKLEQGDDMFRQRRSLFFKKMQIVRGCDAKRNVLVYMVYSDRLIEGSPKNSTSSVPIMPWGAADAAVQKCGEFIQ; from the coding sequence ATGACATCCAAGGCCATCGTTAAGTGGAACAAGAAGTGGAGAAGTCTGGCCTTGGGGGTGTTGGCGCTGTTGCTTTGGCAGGCTGGCCCAGCGTCGGCCGCCGACGAGCCCGACCTGATTTTTCGCCGCTCGACCGTGTTCAAGTGGCTGAGCCCGAACGACAAGCTCGCGACCTACGCGGTCGACGACCCCGAGGTCGATGGCGTAGCCTGTCACTTCACGGTGCCGGAAAAGGGCGGCTTCAAGGGCTGGCTCGGCCTTGCCGAGGAGGTCTCGGACATTTCGCTGGCGTGCCGCCAGATCGCCCCGATCCACTTCAAGCACAAGCTTGAGCAGGGCGACGACATGTTCCGGCAGCGCCGCTCGCTGTTCTTCAAGAAGATGCAGATCGTTCGCGGCTGCGACGCCAAGCGCAACGTGCTGGTCTATATGGTCTATTCGGACAGACTGATCGAGGGTTCCCCCAAAAACTCGACGTCCTCGGTGCCGATCATGCCCTGGGGGGCCGCCGACGCCGCGGTTCAGAAATGCGGTGAATTCATCCAGTAA
- a CDS encoding ester cyclase codes for MRSLVIALVGALSFSVSPAFAADAATQEANKKAVLEFYDAALNRKDFDAAAKFFGPHYIQHNPTAPDGIEGFKAFLGFLREKFPDSRSEIKRAFADGDYVILHVHSVREKGTRGRAIVDIFRLENGKIVEHWDVVQEIPEKAANSNGMF; via the coding sequence ATGCGATCGCTTGTTATCGCCCTCGTCGGCGCGTTGTCGTTCTCGGTATCTCCGGCCTTCGCCGCTGACGCAGCGACACAGGAAGCCAACAAGAAAGCCGTGCTCGAATTCTACGATGCGGCACTCAACCGCAAGGATTTCGACGCCGCCGCGAAGTTCTTCGGACCACACTACATCCAGCACAACCCGACGGCCCCGGATGGCATCGAAGGCTTCAAGGCCTTCCTCGGCTTCCTGCGCGAAAAATTTCCGGACTCCCGGAGCGAGATCAAGCGCGCCTTCGCCGACGGCGACTACGTGATCCTGCACGTTCACAGCGTGCGCGAGAAGGGCACGCGCGGCCGCGCCATCGTTGACATTTTCAGGCTCGAGAACGGCAAGATCGTCGAGCACTGGGACGTCGTGCAGGAGATCCCGGAGAAGGCCGCCAATAGCAACGGCATGTTCTAG
- a CDS encoding DUF6719 family protein produces MMTTKAARSLALPAGVALWLLASPAVAQVASREQDIIDLRLGQRVLVDDGSCPAGQIKEVQGSQMTTSGVLRTRKCIQRLGTKKR; encoded by the coding sequence ATGATGACGACAAAAGCTGCCCGATCGCTTGCTCTCCCCGCGGGCGTCGCGCTGTGGCTCCTTGCGAGTCCCGCCGTCGCGCAGGTAGCCTCGCGCGAGCAGGACATTATCGACCTGCGGCTCGGTCAGCGCGTCCTCGTCGACGACGGATCGTGCCCGGCAGGACAAATCAAGGAAGTCCAGGGCTCGCAGATGACGACTTCAGGCGTGCTACGCACCCGCAAATGCATTCAGCGGCTGGGAACGAAGAAGCGATAG
- a CDS encoding PLP-dependent aminotransferase family protein: protein MRKIPTNSPATRRKAELPLDLDGPHVTQDASSQHRLYQALCHAITGGIAKPGEPLPPQRTLAKQTGFRRNAVTSTYERLIADGFAVATTGSGTFVAARIPARVNDARKTRIAVEAPQQGALALGCTHIDERALQRFRSFAGRRMRAFGNEHLQYGDPRGSRELRAAIADHLLAARGLRCDPDQIMLASGTQHALRIVLGAILKPGDQIWCEDPGYPAARRAIGHCGLRPVAVPVDASGMIVAKGRALAPSAGAAYVTPSHQFPLGVQMSMPRRLELLDWARETSAFVIEDDYDSEFRYDGAPLLSLAGIDHLSRVIYMGTFAKTLFPGLRIGYCALPERLVGPVTTARAALDRFPGTLLEGAVADMLNSGAFAANLRKVRGIYREARDVLASTLSAASDGLLTVPVPSQGLHLVARFDPSTDPLVAAKAKAEAGVAGWLLAETYFRARPLPGFVLGFAGHPLPQLIASAERLAKSSLAAFQISRKPNKGGTGKVNRKAAI, encoded by the coding sequence ATGCGAAAAATTCCGACCAATTCTCCGGCGACCCGGCGCAAGGCCGAGCTTCCGCTCGACCTTGACGGGCCCCATGTAACGCAAGACGCCTCCTCGCAGCACCGGCTCTACCAGGCGCTCTGCCACGCCATCACAGGCGGGATCGCCAAACCGGGAGAGCCGCTGCCGCCGCAGCGAACGCTGGCAAAGCAGACCGGCTTTCGCCGCAACGCCGTCACGTCGACCTATGAGCGGCTGATCGCGGACGGCTTTGCGGTAGCCACCACAGGCTCCGGCACGTTCGTCGCCGCCCGCATTCCCGCCCGCGTCAACGACGCACGCAAGACCAGGATCGCGGTCGAGGCGCCGCAGCAAGGCGCGCTCGCGCTCGGCTGCACGCATATCGATGAAAGGGCGCTGCAGCGCTTCAGGTCGTTTGCCGGTCGGCGCATGCGCGCCTTCGGCAACGAGCACCTGCAGTACGGCGACCCCAGGGGCAGCCGCGAACTGCGCGCCGCGATTGCCGATCATTTGTTGGCGGCGCGAGGGCTGCGCTGCGATCCGGACCAGATCATGTTGGCGTCGGGAACGCAGCACGCCTTGCGGATCGTGCTGGGCGCAATCCTCAAGCCCGGCGATCAAATCTGGTGCGAGGATCCCGGCTATCCCGCCGCGCGAAGAGCGATCGGGCATTGCGGCCTGCGCCCCGTCGCTGTCCCAGTCGATGCATCAGGCATGATCGTGGCCAAAGGCCGGGCGCTGGCGCCATCGGCGGGCGCGGCCTATGTGACGCCGTCGCACCAGTTTCCGCTCGGCGTGCAGATGTCGATGCCGCGGCGGCTGGAACTGCTCGACTGGGCAAGGGAGACGAGCGCCTTCGTGATCGAGGACGATTACGACAGCGAGTTTCGATACGACGGTGCGCCATTGCTGTCGCTCGCCGGCATCGATCATCTCTCGCGCGTCATCTATATGGGCACGTTTGCAAAGACGCTGTTTCCCGGATTGCGCATCGGCTACTGCGCGCTGCCGGAGCGGCTGGTTGGGCCGGTGACGACGGCCCGCGCCGCGCTCGACCGCTTTCCGGGCACGCTGCTGGAGGGCGCGGTGGCGGATATGCTCAATTCCGGCGCGTTCGCGGCAAATCTGCGCAAGGTGCGCGGGATCTATCGCGAAGCGCGTGACGTCCTGGCTTCAACCTTGTCGGCGGCATCGGACGGGCTTCTCACGGTGCCGGTGCCCTCGCAGGGCCTGCATCTGGTCGCGCGGTTCGATCCATCGACCGATCCGCTGGTGGCCGCCAAGGCCAAGGCGGAGGCCGGCGTCGCGGGCTGGCTGCTGGCGGAAACCTATTTTCGTGCGCGTCCCCTTCCAGGTTTCGTCCTCGGCTTTGCCGGCCATCCCCTGCCGCAATTGATCGCGTCGGCCGAACGGCTGGCGAAGTCATCGCTCGCTGCCTTTCAAATAAGTCGCAAGCCGAACAAGGGTGGAACCGGCAAGGTCAACCGGAAGGCCGCGATCTGA
- a CDS encoding pyridoxamine 5'-phosphate oxidase family protein yields the protein MTEGETTTSYPLSPRNRVKRLHERGSYDKATIHGLLDASMLCHVSYVVDGQPYCTPTFFWREENNLYWHGSSASRMLRNQSDGQRACLTVAHLDSLVLARCGFNHSADYRAVMAFGTAYLVTDAAEKERALVAMVDRFFPDRTATLRQSTVQEIKATSVIAMEIEQASAKIRSKGVADDDEDYELPIYAERIPVRTVLGAPEPCPRLLDGVERPASLRGYSEGRLLEDALRDAHFAHYAGG from the coding sequence ATAACCGAAGGCGAGACCACCACTTCCTACCCGTTGTCACCACGCAACCGGGTCAAGCGCCTGCACGAGCGCGGCTCTTACGACAAAGCGACAATTCACGGCCTGCTCGATGCCTCGATGCTCTGCCACGTTTCCTACGTGGTCGACGGCCAACCCTACTGCACGCCAACATTCTTCTGGCGGGAGGAAAACAATCTGTACTGGCACGGCAGCAGCGCCAGCCGCATGTTGCGGAACCAGTCCGACGGCCAGAGGGCGTGTCTCACCGTCGCCCATCTCGACAGCCTGGTGCTGGCCAGATGCGGCTTCAATCATTCGGCGGATTACCGTGCGGTGATGGCGTTCGGCACTGCCTACCTCGTCACCGATGCGGCCGAGAAGGAGCGTGCGCTGGTCGCGATGGTCGACCGCTTCTTCCCCGATCGGACCGCGACCTTAAGACAAAGCACGGTGCAGGAGATCAAGGCGACGTCGGTGATAGCGATGGAAATCGAGCAGGCGTCGGCCAAGATCAGGTCGAAGGGCGTCGCCGACGACGACGAGGACTACGAGCTGCCGATCTATGCCGAGCGCATTCCGGTGCGTACCGTGCTGGGCGCGCCCGAACCGTGCCCGCGGCTGCTCGACGGCGTCGAGCGCCCGGCGTCGCTGCGCGGCTATTCGGAGGGCCGCCTGCTCGAAGATGCATTGCGGGATGCGCATTTTGCGCATTACGCCGGCGGCTGA
- a CDS encoding ArgE/DapE family deacylase, whose translation MTTDTQQKILDAVDAGFDAQLATTRDFVAIPSTRGAEGPCQDMIGDLLRQRGYEVDDWHIDVGDLKDLRGFGPIEHDFSRARSVVGTYRPANNVGKSLILQGHCDVVPTGPLDMWETPPFSPVIKDGRMYGRGACDMKSGTIGALYALDAIKAAGLKPTGRVHFQSVIEEESTGVGALSTLQRGYRADACFIPEPTGETMVRSQVGVIWFRLKVRGFPVHVFEAGAGANAIMAAYHLIHSLQKLEEEWNERAKKDHHFKAVAHPLNFNPGIIKGGDWASSVPAWCDVDCRIAVLPGWSIAECQKEILACVSAAARDHRFLSNNPPQVEWSGFLSEGYELTNSAAPEAAFAKAFGTVYGGTVPDRAFTALTDTRFYGLNYNIPSLCFGATGAAMHGFNEYVELESLRKSTKATALFIAEWCGVERV comes from the coding sequence ATGACGACCGATACGCAACAAAAAATCCTCGACGCCGTTGACGCCGGCTTTGATGCGCAACTGGCGACGACAAGGGATTTCGTTGCTATCCCCTCGACCCGCGGCGCCGAAGGGCCGTGCCAGGACATGATCGGCGATCTCCTGCGCCAGCGCGGCTATGAGGTCGACGACTGGCATATCGACGTCGGGGATTTGAAGGATCTGCGCGGCTTCGGTCCGATCGAGCATGATTTCTCCAGGGCGCGCTCGGTTGTCGGCACCTACCGGCCGGCGAACAATGTCGGCAAATCGCTGATCCTGCAGGGCCACTGCGACGTCGTTCCGACAGGCCCCCTCGACATGTGGGAGACGCCACCGTTCTCGCCGGTCATCAAGGACGGCCGGATGTACGGCCGCGGCGCCTGCGACATGAAATCCGGCACCATCGGCGCGCTCTATGCGCTGGATGCGATCAAGGCCGCAGGGCTGAAGCCGACCGGGCGCGTTCACTTCCAGTCCGTGATCGAAGAAGAGTCCACCGGCGTCGGCGCGCTCTCGACCTTGCAGCGCGGCTACCGCGCGGACGCCTGCTTCATCCCGGAGCCGACCGGCGAGACCATGGTGCGCTCGCAGGTCGGCGTGATCTGGTTTCGCCTGAAAGTGCGCGGTTTTCCCGTGCATGTGTTCGAGGCCGGCGCGGGCGCCAACGCCATCATGGCGGCGTATCATCTGATTCATTCGCTGCAGAAGCTCGAAGAAGAGTGGAACGAGCGCGCCAAGAAGGATCATCACTTCAAGGCGGTCGCCCATCCGCTCAACTTCAACCCCGGCATCATCAAGGGGGGCGACTGGGCCTCCAGCGTGCCCGCCTGGTGCGACGTCGATTGCCGGATCGCGGTGCTGCCGGGTTGGTCGATTGCGGAATGCCAGAAGGAGATTTTGGCCTGCGTGTCGGCGGCGGCGAGGGACCATCGCTTCTTGTCCAACAATCCGCCGCAGGTGGAATGGTCGGGCTTCCTGTCGGAGGGCTATGAACTGACGAATTCCGCCGCGCCGGAAGCCGCATTCGCAAAAGCGTTTGGCACCGTCTACGGCGGCACGGTGCCGGACCGTGCCTTCACCGCGCTGACCGATACCCGGTTCTACGGGTTGAACTACAACATCCCGAGCCTGTGCTTCGGCGCGACGGGTGCGGCGATGCACGGCTTCAACGAATATGTCGAACTGGAGTCGCTGCGGAAATCGACGAAGGCGACCGCGCTGTTCATCGCGGAATGGTGCGGGGTGGAAAGGGTGTAG
- a CDS encoding cobalamin-binding protein: protein MRQFPPRRIVCLTEETVETLYLLGEQDRIVGVSGYAVRPPGVRREKPRVSAFISADIPKILALEPDLVLAFSDLQANIVADLVRAGVAIHVFNQRDIAGIFAMIRTLGAIVGAAERADQLASDLEQRLARIAATPRPSPKPKVYFEEWDDPLISGIGWVSELIEIAGGEDALPKLRFQQAAKDRIIAPDVVREAAPDVILASWCGKKVVPDRIRQRPGWGDIPAVKNNRIVEIKSTIILQPGPAALTDGLDAIVKALWPEAS, encoded by the coding sequence ATGCGCCAGTTCCCACCCCGCCGGATCGTTTGCCTCACCGAAGAGACCGTCGAGACGCTGTACCTGCTCGGCGAGCAGGACCGCATCGTCGGCGTCTCCGGCTATGCGGTGAGGCCGCCGGGAGTGCGCCGCGAAAAGCCGCGGGTTTCCGCCTTCATCTCCGCGGACATTCCGAAGATTCTGGCGCTGGAGCCGGATCTCGTGCTGGCCTTCTCCGACCTGCAGGCGAATATCGTTGCCGACCTGGTGCGCGCGGGCGTCGCCATCCACGTCTTCAACCAGCGCGACATCGCGGGCATTTTCGCGATGATCCGCACGCTTGGCGCCATTGTCGGGGCAGCGGAACGTGCCGATCAACTTGCTAGTGATCTTGAACAGCGTCTTGCGCGGATCGCCGCGACGCCCCGGCCATCGCCCAAGCCAAAAGTCTATTTCGAGGAGTGGGACGATCCGCTGATCTCCGGCATCGGCTGGGTATCCGAACTGATTGAGATCGCCGGCGGCGAGGACGCGTTGCCAAAACTGCGGTTTCAGCAGGCGGCCAAGGACCGGATCATTGCGCCTGATGTGGTGCGCGAGGCCGCACCCGATGTGATCCTCGCCTCCTGGTGCGGCAAGAAGGTCGTGCCGGATCGCATCCGGCAGCGTCCGGGCTGGGGAGATATCCCGGCGGTGAAGAACAACCGCATCGTCGAGATAAAGTCGACGATCATCCTGCAGCCGGGGCCAGCGGCGCTGACGGACGGGCTGGATGCGATCGTGAAGGCGTTGTGGCCGGAAGCTTCGTAG
- a CDS encoding PaaI family thioesterase: MSLLDKVNAMKMPFAELKGVKFTEVEKDRVVARMLVRPDLCTLRNTIHGGAVMAFADSVGAAATVINLPEDAKGTTTIESKTNFIGGAKEGQTVIATATPVHRGRRTQVWQTRLETEDGKLVAVVTQTQMVL, translated from the coding sequence ATGTCGCTGCTCGACAAAGTCAATGCGATGAAGATGCCGTTCGCGGAGCTGAAGGGCGTGAAATTCACTGAAGTCGAAAAGGATCGCGTGGTCGCGCGTATGCTGGTGCGGCCCGATCTCTGTACGCTGCGCAACACGATTCACGGCGGCGCGGTGATGGCGTTCGCGGATTCGGTTGGCGCTGCGGCGACCGTCATCAACCTGCCTGAGGACGCCAAGGGCACCACGACGATCGAGAGCAAGACCAACTTCATCGGCGGCGCCAAGGAGGGGCAGACGGTGATCGCCACTGCAACCCCGGTGCATCGGGGGCGCCGCACGCAGGTCTGGCAGACCCGGCTGGAGACCGAGGACGGCAAGCTGGTAGCGGTCGTCACGCAAACGCAGATGGTGCTGTAG
- a CDS encoding phenylacetaldoxime dehydratase family protein: MESAIPEHLQTARTRHRRVGDDYAPPYPSFVARHKPSVTRVVMAYFGLQSRGAPPAAAEQALARLASDFATADGPSHWDRASYVDEAGFTNVVTVAYWDDRQIFDRWFPAARERWTGEQRTNNGFGTFIEALYPSVEGYETLLSSLGRPEGVAVLADGMSGEVLEHAYWGGMRDRIPLSQTSEMAPSGAPRAIRDGARIRIVPHDNLCLIRSGQDWGDTEAAERKMYLGDVEPVLREGMDFLRDQGRSIGCYANRYMAVVGRDGTTTEKSYGMSWWKSLSALERWAESHPTHVRIFGAAMKYLSTLGPAAKLRLYHEVTVARADEQLFEYVDCHPQTGMLNAVQTVEAA, encoded by the coding sequence ATGGAATCCGCGATCCCCGAGCATCTGCAAACTGCACGTACGCGCCACCGCCGGGTCGGCGACGATTATGCGCCGCCCTACCCGTCCTTCGTGGCACGGCACAAGCCAAGTGTGACGCGGGTGGTGATGGCCTATTTCGGCCTCCAGTCCCGCGGCGCGCCGCCGGCCGCCGCCGAGCAGGCGTTGGCCCGGCTCGCGTCGGATTTCGCAACGGCCGATGGCCCATCGCATTGGGACCGCGCGAGCTATGTCGACGAGGCCGGCTTCACCAACGTCGTCACAGTGGCGTACTGGGACGACCGGCAAATATTCGATCGCTGGTTTCCGGCCGCGCGCGAGCGCTGGACCGGCGAGCAGCGGACCAACAACGGGTTCGGTACCTTCATCGAAGCGCTTTATCCCTCCGTGGAGGGCTATGAGACGCTGTTGTCCTCCCTTGGAAGGCCCGAAGGCGTCGCCGTTCTCGCCGACGGCATGAGCGGCGAGGTTTTGGAGCACGCTTATTGGGGCGGTATGCGCGACCGCATCCCGTTGTCGCAAACCAGCGAGATGGCGCCGTCAGGCGCGCCCCGCGCGATCCGCGACGGCGCGCGCATCCGGATCGTCCCGCATGACAACCTCTGCCTGATCCGATCGGGTCAGGATTGGGGCGACACCGAAGCCGCCGAACGCAAGATGTATCTCGGCGATGTCGAGCCGGTGCTGCGGGAAGGCATGGATTTCTTGCGCGACCAGGGACGTTCGATCGGCTGCTACGCCAACCGTTACATGGCCGTCGTCGGCCGCGACGGCACAACGACCGAAAAATCCTACGGCATGAGCTGGTGGAAAAGCCTGTCGGCGCTGGAACGCTGGGCTGAATCGCACCCGACCCATGTCAGGATTTTCGGCGCCGCCATGAAATATCTGTCGACGCTGGGACCGGCCGCAAAACTGCGGCTCTACCACGAAGTCACCGTCGCCCGCGCCGACGAACAGCTTTTCGAATATGTGGATTGTCATCCGCAAACCGGAATGCTCAACGCCGTGCAGACGGTGGAGGCGGCCTGA
- a CDS encoding carbon-nitrogen hydrolase family protein, whose amino-acid sequence MGLVHQKYKVAVVQAAPVFLDLDATVDKTITLIEEAAAQGAKLIAFPETFIPGYPWQIWLGAPAWAIGRGFVQRYFDNSLAFNSPQAEKIRNAVKRAKLTAVLGLSERDGGSLYIAQWLIGPDGETIAKRRKLRPTHAERTVFGEGDGSDLAVHDRADVGRLGALCCWEHLQPLSKYAMYAQNEQVHVGAWPSFSLYDPFAHALGHEVNNAASKVYAVEGSCFFLGPCAVVSQAMIDELCDSPEKHAFLHTGGGHAVIYGPDGSSLAEKLPPDQEGILYADIDLGMIGVAKNAADPAGHYSRPDVTRLLLNTTRANRVEHFSLPVDAEVMSEIRLQA is encoded by the coding sequence ATGGGTCTGGTTCATCAGAAATACAAGGTGGCGGTGGTTCAGGCGGCGCCGGTTTTTCTCGATCTCGATGCCACCGTCGACAAGACCATTACGCTGATCGAGGAAGCTGCCGCGCAAGGCGCCAAGCTGATCGCGTTTCCCGAGACCTTCATTCCCGGATATCCGTGGCAGATCTGGCTCGGCGCGCCCGCCTGGGCGATCGGCCGCGGCTTTGTGCAGCGCTACTTCGACAATTCTCTCGCCTTCAACAGCCCGCAGGCGGAAAAAATCCGCAACGCCGTGAAGCGCGCCAAGCTGACCGCGGTGCTCGGACTATCCGAGCGCGACGGCGGCAGTCTCTATATCGCGCAATGGCTGATCGGCCCCGACGGCGAGACCATCGCCAAGCGCCGAAAGCTGCGTCCTACCCATGCCGAACGCACCGTGTTCGGCGAAGGCGACGGCAGCGACCTCGCGGTCCACGATCGCGCCGACGTCGGACGGCTCGGCGCGCTGTGCTGCTGGGAGCATCTGCAGCCATTGTCGAAATACGCGATGTACGCCCAGAACGAACAGGTGCATGTCGGCGCCTGGCCGAGTTTTTCGCTGTACGATCCGTTCGCGCATGCGCTCGGCCATGAGGTCAACAACGCCGCCAGCAAGGTCTATGCGGTCGAAGGGTCGTGCTTCTTCCTCGGCCCCTGCGCTGTGGTCTCGCAGGCGATGATCGACGAGCTCTGCGACAGCCCCGAGAAACACGCCTTCCTGCATACCGGCGGCGGCCACGCCGTGATCTACGGACCGGACGGCAGTTCGCTGGCCGAGAAACTGCCGCCCGACCAGGAAGGCATTTTGTATGCCGATATCGATCTCGGCATGATTGGGGTAGCGAAGAACGCCGCCGATCCGGCCGGGCATTATTCGCGGCCCGACGTCACGCGGCTGTTGCTCAACACCACGCGTGCCAACCGCGTCGAGCATTTCTCGCTACCTGTCGATGCCGAGGTCATGAGCGAAATCAGGCTGCAGGCCTGA